Within the Aspergillus luchuensis IFO 4308 DNA, chromosome 5, nearly complete sequence genome, the region TACTTTGGTTCTCGTTGGCAAGCTGATCTCTTCGGtagtcatcctcgtcggatTCGTAAGGTCTGCTGCGACCATGCTTGTCCTTTGAGCGCTTGTTTGCCCTCAGCGCTTCATTCTCCCGCTTCATATCATCCAACCTCCGTTCGGCGTCAGACTTGGACCTCTCCAATTCTGCAACCTTGTCCTGCAAGAGTCTCAATGAAACGAAGAGTgccttctcatcttccggAATGGGGACAGCATCCAGCGGCATGTGTTCGCGAGTCAAAGAAACATCAGTAGCATCATGCGGAGGGGAGACAAAGCGCGTCGTCCGTGCTCTGTTCTGACGGGAATACACGGGCGTGCCGTCTTCGTAGACGCCCGAGACCAACTCTGACAAGTTGGGAAGATCCGGTAGTAGGAATGACTGCTGAGTAGCCGTATCACCTGCATTGTTGGCCATATTGCGAGAGCTGTTACTGGACTTTCCGCGACGGAGTTCGCGAGCGTAAGCCTCCTGAGAAGCCTTCTCCACCGCATCGGCAATCTGATGAGAGAGGTTGGGGTTTCCAAAACGTGTCGGACGCGTACTGTTGGCCATGGCCGGAGGCCTTTCGTCCTCGATTAGGGATCCTTCATAAGTATCGCGAACCTTTGCGTGCATGTCTGACAGCGTTCGTCGCTCTTTGCGGTTCGACTTGGCTGTGTGGGGATCAACGTTCTCCTTATGGGCCAGGCTGGCGCGTCTGATTTGAGCATCCTTTCGGAGACTATCGCTGACCGCTCTTCTCGCCGGGTTCCGCAGAGCAGACTTCTGAGGGGTATTAGAAGTAGGATAATCGAGTCTGACGGCGGGTGACGACGAGCGAACGCTGTTTTCGATGCTCATGTAGGAGTTTCTCGAGTCGTCCAATCGACGGGGAGGTTTCGTCGGGCCTCGGCCGGCCTCAATGGAGATgctgtcgtcgttgtcggcctcttcttcttcttcggatgTGCCGACCGGGGAAAAATCTGGTAGATATTGCTCGAAGGTGGATGTGTTGAAAGCGTAGTcgggctcttcttcttcgtacTCGTGGCGCTTCCTGGCGTTGGTGTGCATGGACGGAAGTCGGGGGCTACCATGACCGAGCTCTTTGGTGGACGCGAGCGCCTCGTGCTCAGGGTCAAAGTCGGAGCCAAACGACGCGAAGCTATTCGTTGTTGCTTCGCGCGACATGTTGCCGGTTGATGTGACGCGCCTTTTGGGGCAGTTTATTGACGGAGTGAAAAATCGAGTACCTCACAGGTATCGAATGATTAAGCTGACTGAATCAGCAAAGCAAATTTGGGAAGTAATCCGCTCGTTGTTCTGAGGCTGCAAGCTGCACGGCGGACAGTCAAATGTTTAGAGAGTTGCTGGTAGCGCGTCGGTGCAGCGCGAGTCTCCCGGCttgaggaggaagtagtagCCAGGGAAACCACCACTGAAAGGAAGACAGTGCAATTGCCTAGAGAAGACCAAGCCACTGCGGTTTCCGGACTATCGCAGAGGCAGCACAATTGCACGGTAAGACCTGGCTAACCGGCTAGACAACGCAATGGGGACGCGAGTGGATGATGCGACGGAAATAAATGAGGAGGCTGGGCTGGCAACAAGTTACTACGTCCTCGACCCAAGTGGAACTCGCCCGCTGCTTTTGGTTTGTTTACTCCCGTGGGCCCCCCTCCCGTGGAGCGGCTGACCGCCTTCCGAGTGCTTACGCCACGAGCCAAGCTGCAGAGATAGTGATTATATCCAATTCATGAATCTTATTCTAGACAACATTTTCGCACGTCGTTATTGAAGCTTTTGCATTGAGATTTTCCATCATATACTGGAGCGTATAATATGTGCAGACAGATCCAATAAACACAGTGCCCCCTTTTCTAAATGTACAGGCAGACTGGTGTGGGCtgagaaaacaagaagagCCGTCCATAGATTCGCCTTTTAATAAAACGCCTTGCGGGCTAACATGAATGTccaagggaaagaaaactATTGACAGGGTCGGAGAGTAATTAAAACAACCTATATGCTAGTATGTAGGGTCGTAAACGCTTATGCTCGTAACGGGTATTGGAATGCGAGGTCGGAAGGGGCGAGGAATGGCAGCCGTGAATGTAGACCGATGGGTCAGGTCTTCTAGTTGGTGAAAAGACATATCGATAATAGAGAATCAAGACGCCTAGTGACTATGAGTGTCATCCCTCAAGAGGTGTGTTTCGGCTGATTCAGAAGCAGGGTGTTCTTCGACACGCTCTTCAGTGATGGGttgagtggtggtggcaggTTGTTCGGTATGTTGTTCGGCGGTTTGTTGCTCTTCCGGCTCCTCTTCCCGCAGAGGATTCGTGGGCGTGGTGGGAGTGTTGCTGATAGGGCTGGCCACATCGATATGGATGGTTGGCAGGGGGGTCAAATCACGAAGCTGCGGCGCATGCTCGCCCCTCTCCGCGATTGGGCTCGTATAAGGTGGCGCTTCTCCCCATTCCAGGACCTCGTACTCAGGCGGCGGGATGTTGAGTTCACCCACATCACCCTCGTCGACCGTTATTGACGGGCGATCAGCCGAATGAGCAGACGCCGCATGCGATTGCACCTGAGTCAAAGTCTCCGCATCGGAGACGTTGGATACCCCAGACTGATACGACGAGTACGACTCGCCTCGAGAATGAACGCCGGTGAGAATCGATCCTGAGGATCGATCGGGCGCTGATGCATCGGTGAGAAGAGGACGACGGTCCGAATCGGGCGACGTGGCTCTGATACGCGACCCGTCATGCCGCACGTGGCCCAGTTCTGCATAAGAGACACTGGAGATACGCCTATCGCGACCCCGGTTGCGAGATTCCGCCAGAGCCGCGCTGAGGTTTGAACCACTTCCATTGGCAGACGCGCTGCTTCTCGCGCGGGCCCGACTCTCCTGCCGGAGTTCTTCAAGGCGAATATAGTCCCCACGAGCACGAGCCTCCCGGCGCTCCTGTCGCCGCCATTCACGGTCGGCTATCTCCTCTCGCCGTTGCAAACGGATTTGGTAGAGAGACTCCATCAGCTCTTCTCTGCGggattcctcctcttcagctGTTTCGGGGAACTCGACAACCATGTCCATGCCTGCTCGCTCCCCCTCTCGAGCGATGACCTGCTCCGTTGGCTTGGGACTGGGCGAGTAGGCGGGAAGGGTGATGACCGAGCGAACCGATGTATCCCGTCGAACATTGCTCGTATTGTTGGCGGCCGGGGTGGTAGTTCGCATCTCCGAGCCTCCTTCGGCGGGCGTGTCTCTGGTGTTCGCATTTGGATTATTCGCCCCGGGGACCTGACCGTATGAGACGCCCACGTTCCACCTATTCCATTTGTCCTTTAGGAATTTTCCAGGCAAATATTTCGGGCGACAGTTCATGCGACGGAGGGTACGTAAGACGAAATAGGTCATTAAGGCGGATGCCACGGCGAAAATGATGCAAGCGACGCACTGCAATTAGAGGAAAAGATGCATTAGTGACTGCGGGAAACCGAAGAAAGAGAGCACCCACTattataatgatattatTCCTGCTCGAGTTATCATTGTCGGAGGCGTGGTTTTTATCCGGGCTATTATCGGTActattggtgttggtgttgggatTGTTGATAATGTTGCCCGGACCATCCTGACGGATGTCAAATTGGCGGAAGTTGACTGGAATGTGCATGCTGTGGATTCCGGGCGATCGGGAATGAGCCCAGATCTATAGCCCCTAAGCATGCAGACCAGCGAGAAAGTCGACGATAGGAGGTATTATCGCAGGCGAAAAGAGGTTTGAAAAACCCGGATCGGAGGCGAACTGGAAATGGTAGCCTAAACCGGGAACGCTGCGGAACTGGCGGATGAACAGTGAAGGTTTGTACTCGGTGGTATGAATGaataaggaaaaagcaagatAGGCTGCAGAAGGGGGCCTGGTGGGAGATTTGATAAGATATTACGAATCAGACCATAGAATGCGACTGAAATCAACACGAATAGCTAGAGATAGAGCCAGCAATAATGAATGAGATGGTATAttatggagaagaagagacatgCGCGAATCCATGGCCTCAAGCTGTGATGGctgggggaagaaaggacCAGGAGAGAGAATACGAGCAGGACCGCGGCAAGATTTCAGCGGCTAACTGGTGTCAGAGAATGACGATGCTCATCATTCCAAGACAGGCCTGCAAGTGGTTGTCGAATGGCAAGAGAGGAGGGCCACAGATTGGcgctgattgactgattgctgatgctgatgctgatgccgACGAGAAAGTGGCTGGGTCGCTGGCGGAGATAAAATAGCGAATGGATTTTTCCCCAGCCAGAAAGAAGTGACTGATCAGAAGTACGACCCTTGGACGCTTCCAGACTCAGGAGGTCAGATTGATCGTGACACGACACCAGTACGCATCAACAGAGTCTCTATACAAATTAAAAAGGACTCCATCGCACCCTCCCGACTAATTAAAGACGATCTCATTGTGAAACGAGAGGCGCAATACAAATTGAAGCTGCCGGGTTTTCCTTCCCGAACCACCGGCGCGTGCCATTTTTAGAACACGTTCCTTCGCTGCTGGTTTTCTGGTTGGTATCGGATCAGCGTTGGGGGGTTGTTCTCAGTTGATTTGCTCCAGACGCCTCTCTATCTAGCTTTTAAGTTCGGTCAGCTTATTGCCCAAGGAAAATTAAGCTCACTTTATCATCGCCAGGGTCAACTGAGCACCACCAGGGATGGGGCTGTCATTACGGAGTACCCCATCGGAATAAAGTCCTCCCGGGTTACTAGTTGGTCTTGTTAGTTGTTAGTCTCGTTATGGAGTCTCCCTCCTGAATCCTGACCCACTCCTCATCTACACCATATTCATGTAGTTAGCCGATCTCGCTTTCAGGGCAACAGGTTTCCTGCTATCTTCCATTATGCCAAAAACACGACAGCTCCTTCAGTGAGAAACCACCTATTCTTACACTAAGGAGGATCATAACATTCTTCAACTGTCTTACTATGAGAAgcaaaatatattctttgcTCATCTTTATGCTCACCGAGCTGGATTAAAGACGTTGTCCCATTCAACTTAAGTTATTCGGATGTCTGTCAGATGTTAGACGCTGAAAATTAGTTACATGGTAGTTCCAACGTTTGTATCCCGGCACGGCCAGCACTCAGTACAAGGCCCTGAATCTTTGACTTTCCATACGGGATTGGTGAGGATTATACCGGGTAACGGAGATGAGAAGGTTAGATGCGATGCAGAACCTAAAATGGCTTCGTGAGTACTGTCTTGACGTTCCAATCCCGGATATATATACGCTTGGCTCCTCGACGGGTTGGTTAGGGGGATCGAGTCCTAGCAAATTGGCCGCTTGCCATTGAAACCCACCGGCTTGAAATGAACGAATACCGAGTTGCGTGCATCGTGATTATGGATACTCAACCGTTGACTCATGACTCGGACGTTCTCACATTCCATGATAATGGCCTCCAATTTCAACTAAATGCAATGAAATAACCTTGGGATTCTGTGATTCAACTATACCCACTTTTTGCGATGAGAACAATATCCATCATTCTTCAAGCGAGAACTTGGTCGAGGGCCTTTCGTCCCCTCTCTAACTGACCTATGTCCGAATAACATATCCGTTGATGATAGCTGGAAAATGTCTTGTCCACTGGACTTAGAGTGGGCCGGCTATTTGCAGATTGAGGTGATTAGAGCCTTTCATCGGCTAAAAAAAGTTTGGGCGTCGATCAGCTAGGGCCATCTGAGTACTACAATTTCGGAGATAATTCATGAATGCCCTAAAGaccgaagagaaagagaaggaggcatTGATGCAAATCTCCGCGCTACTATCGGACATTGTGATATTATCTTGATAATAGGGCCTTTTGTTACCTTATTTTGACTCTCTTCAGGCCATATGGTCTTTTCACAACCGCTGTTCTGCACTGATAATCGAGAATAATCTCTTTCAATCATGCCAATTACGAGGAGAGTGAGCCGTATCGCGAATCAAAAGGTTTCTAGTAAGGAGGCGTACGACGAATACTCAGGCAGGATTGAGGGTGACATTCTCCAGCATGACATTTTGAGACAGTTCTTATAAACTAGTAGTCTTGTATACCTGTAATTCTGCTCAACAATTTGTGGGCCAATAACAAAGCAGCATGCGCATCAATCATCCTGCCTATGAAAGCGCCGTTGGATGCTACCAATCCGTTCAAAAacattcttattattttacaatATCCGCTCAGGCATCCAGCAAGTAACTACTTGCTAGTAGTACCCAAGCTACCCAGCGTCCCATCCAATCCCATCTCATCCCGCACCGGCCATTGAATCTCGGAGAGTACAGACTACACCAAGTCAAGGGTGATCCTAAGGACAACATGCACAGACAAACCTTCACCCATATTACGCAAgctccttccctccttcaaTCAGGCCTCCATTCCACGCAGTGGCTcaatcataatcatcatcggagATAATCCATGACCCAACCATATccgcccatccatccatctcactATCCCGGACTTAACCAATCTTACCTCCGGCAATCCCGAACCTGCCTGGCTAAACCAACCCACTACGCCATGCCATGGGAACCTCGAACTCTACCTGCCCACATCAACTGACAGCAACACATAAGCAACCAAGTTCCCCGCTCTTCCTAAAGCTTATTTTTCTGGAAGGTCGATCCTAGCTATCAACCTACTCAACATTATCTGCCTCATATTGAAAAAGACAATAGCAGATAAACAGATACCTCAACTACCACCACGccatatagatatatattagtatcaTCATGTCCTGTCCCGACTGCTTCAGCGGCCACGTGCACGAGGACACTACGCCCAGAGGAACAGTCACCACCTTGCATGGCCTGAAAGCATATGTGACGGAGCCGACGTCCACAGAATCCCCCATCAAgggaatcatcatcatcattccgGATGCGTTTGGGTGGGAGTTCGTCAATAATCGCATTCTGGCTGATCATTATGCCGATAAAGGAGGGTATAAGGTGTATTTGCCTGAATTCATGAATGGTATGTTTACTTCTGACCTTCGATGCTCATGAGACCTGCAATGCGGAATagctatatactaatatatataaactaaataacCAGGACACGCCGCCCCAGTCTGGGCTCTAAACACCCTATCCGCAATAATGAAGACCTCATCTATCATGGACTGGATCACGAAACCGTAAGTCCCACATACCTCTCTACCTAGCACAACTACAATGCAATCCTCACAACGTATACTACGATACAGCTACCACATCGCCTGCGCCATGTACGCCATGATCCCCTTCGTCTACCACACCAAATTCACCACCTGCTGGCCCACCGTCAAGACATTCTTCACCGCCGTACGACGCAACGAAGGCGCCAACCTCCCCATCGCAGCTGCAGGGTTCTGTTGGGGCGGGTTACACACCGTGTATCTCGCGcacgacaaagaagaagacaaagtaAATGGCAAACCCCTAATCGATGCCGGGTTCACCGGCCATCCCAGCAATCTGAAGATCCCCGCGGAtatcgagaagatcaagatcCCCGTGAGCTTTGCAATGGCAGAGCTGGATAATATGGTGAAAATGCCGCAGATCAAGCAGATTGAGAAAGCCgtgggagagagggatgtgggggaggtgaaggtgtACTATGGGGCTGGGCATGGGTTTTGTGTGCGTGCGGATGTGATGGTTAAGGATGTGAGGGCGCAGgctgaggaggcggaggatcAGGCGATTGCGTGGTTTCAGAAGCAGTTTGCGAAGGTGTCTTATTGATTTATTACTGCATTGACTATTGTGGGGAGCGTGCtctattattcttctctctctctccctcattACCCccatttcatccatccacctcagaatcctcctcctcctcctcaatcaaAGCCCTTAATTTCCCACCCTGCCGCCGAGCAAGCACCTTATACTTCCCCGCCTCCACCACACGACCCTTGTCAATCACAATAACATTATCCGCAATCTCCATCATATCCCTTGCATGCGTAATGATAAGGACAGTAAGGCCCTTCCGCGTCGCGACCAACCTCTGCACGGTCCGTCGAATGATCTGAGCGTTATTCGGATCAAGGCTGGACGTGGCTTCATCCAGGATAAGAAGCTGTGGCTGTCGCACCAACGCCCGTGCAATTACCAGCCGTTGCGCTTGTCCCCCCGACACACCGGCCCCGCCGTCGCCTATCATGGTGAAGTAGCCCTTGGGCagggatgagatgaactCGTCGATCCcggctgcttctgctgcggcgCGGATGTGGAACATTGTGCGGAGCGGGGAGTCGTCTTCGAGTCCGTAGCTGATGTTGTCTGCTACTGtgccggggaagatggagggtCGTTGGGAgacgatggtgatgagggaGCGGAGGGTTGGGGTGTGGATGCGTTGGAGGTCGATTCCGTTCAGGGATATAGGAGAGGTTCTTCTgtctgtggaggaggaggtggtggtggtggtgggggctTCATAGAGATTCAGGAGCAACGATGCTATTGTGGATTTGCCGGAGCCTGATCGGCCTACGATTGCTGTGCTTTGGTTCcgggggatggtgatgcaTACGTCGCGTAGGACGTGTGCGTCCGGGCGGGATGGATAGCGGAAATTCAGGTTGGTGATCTTTACTGGTGCGGCTGTGGTGATTTTGAGAGTGCCCCGGTGTTCGTGGGATGCGCCGCGTGGAAGGTGTGCTAGGCGTAGGACTTGGTTGGCCATTATGTGG harbors:
- a CDS encoding uncharacterized protein (COG:S;~EggNog:ENOG410PN17;~TransMembrane:1 (o51-73i)), with translation MHIPVNFRQFDIRQDGPGNIINNPNTNTNSTDNSPDKNHASDNDNSSRNNIIIICVACIIFAVASALMTYFVLRTLRRMNCRPKYLPGKFLKDKWNRWNVGVSYGQVPGANNPNANTRDTPAEGGSEMRTTTPAANNTSNVRRDTSVRSVITLPAYSPSPKPTEQVIAREGERAGMDMVVEFPETAEEEESRREELMESLYQIRLQRREEIADREWRRQERREARARGDYIRLEELRQESRARARSSASANGSGSNLSAALAESRNRGRDRRISSVSYAELGHVRHDGSRIRATSPDSDRRPLLTDASAPDRSSGSILTGVHSRGESYSSYQSGVSNVSDAETLTQVQSHAASAHSADRPSITVDEGDVGELNIPPPEYEVLEWGEAPPYTSPIAERGEHAPQLRDLTPLPTIHIDVASPISNTPTTPTNPLREEEPEEQQTAEQHTEQPATTTQPITEERVEEHPASESAETHLLRDDTHSH
- a CDS encoding dienelactone hydrolase family protein (COG:S;~EggNog:ENOG410PP8S;~InterPro:IPR002925,IPR029058;~PFAM:PF01738;~go_function: GO:0016787 - hydrolase activity [Evidence IEA]), which produces MSCPDCFSGHVHEDTTPRGTVTTLHGLKAYVTEPTSTESPIKGIIIIIPDAFGWEFVNNRILADHYADKGGYKVYLPEFMNGHAAPVWALNTLSAIMKTSSIMDWITKPYHIACAMYAMIPFVYHTKFTTCWPTVKTFFTAVRRNEGANLPIAAAGFCWGGLHTVYLAHDKEEDKVNGKPLIDAGFTGHPSNLKIPADIEKIKIPVSFAMAELDNMVKMPQIKQIEKAVGERDVGEVKVYYGAGHGFCVRADVMVKDVRAQAEEAEDQAIAWFQKQFAKVSY